One region of Ornithinibacter aureus genomic DNA includes:
- a CDS encoding AAA family ATPase — MALGRRRHWSRQSDPGPCESAALRTGDLLVVDEAEMLDQDAARALLTLAEEAGARVAFIGDRHQLAAVGRGGVLDHAVAYADPAAVVTLETVRQFTDEAYAILSLRMREGYRSDEVFDALLARGQIVCTAPTSSAQRRSRASVRPATSSWPTPANRSPTSTRPSARSARTSIPSQEAARR, encoded by the coding sequence GTGGCGCTGGGACGACGACGGCACTGGTCCCGGCAGTCCGACCCCGGACCCTGCGAGTCCGCAGCCCTTCGAACCGGGGACCTGCTCGTGGTCGACGAGGCCGAGATGCTCGACCAGGACGCCGCCCGTGCGCTCCTCACCCTCGCCGAGGAAGCCGGCGCCCGGGTCGCGTTCATCGGGGACCGCCACCAGCTCGCGGCCGTCGGCCGGGGCGGCGTCCTCGACCACGCCGTCGCCTACGCGGACCCGGCGGCGGTCGTGACCCTCGAGACCGTGCGCCAATTCACCGACGAGGCCTACGCCATCCTGAGCCTCCGGATGCGCGAGGGCTACCGAAGCGACGAGGTGTTCGACGCCCTCCTCGCACGCGGGCAGATCGTGTGCACCGCTCCGACGTCGAGCGCACAGCGGCGCTCGCGCGCCTCGGTGCGGCCGGCGACCTCGTCATGGCCGACACCCGCGAACAGGTCGCCGACCTCAACGCGGCCATCCGCGCGCAGCGCACGGACCTCGATCCCCTCTCAGGAGGCCGCCCGACGGTGA